A genomic segment from Actinoplanes sichuanensis encodes:
- a CDS encoding dipeptidase: MGLREDVAALMGRARTDLAELVAIPSVADPRQFPPEECVKAANWVVDRFAEAGFTDLALHETSDGSQAVYGQRRSGDPDAPTVLLYAHYDVQPPLDEAAWHTPPFTLTEVNGRWYGRGAADCKGNIVMHLTALRALGDDVGVNLKLIVEGSEEQGTGGLEDFVERHPDLLAADAILVCDTGNAAVGVPAATVTLRGLANVVVTVDALAGEVHSGMFGGPAPDALAALIQILSSLRDRVGNTTITGLDSGQTWSGAPYPAEQFRSDAGLRDGVALLGDGTVSDMVWARPAVTVLGIDCPPVVGSAAAIQPHARARLNLRVPPGTDAAKAQDALIAHLHAAAPWGVRVSVEPEALGQPFEARTGGPAYRTLESAMREAFGRDMATLGQGGSIPLCNVFAATYPEAEIILIGVEEPLAAIHAPNESVDPGEIARLAHAEALFLKHYRR, from the coding sequence ATGGGGCTGCGCGAGGACGTCGCCGCGCTGATGGGCCGGGCCCGCACCGACCTGGCCGAGCTGGTGGCGATCCCGTCGGTGGCCGACCCCCGGCAGTTCCCGCCCGAGGAGTGCGTGAAGGCGGCGAACTGGGTGGTGGACCGCTTCGCCGAGGCCGGCTTCACCGATCTGGCCCTGCACGAGACCAGCGACGGCAGTCAGGCGGTGTACGGGCAACGCCGCTCCGGTGACCCGGACGCGCCGACCGTGCTGCTGTACGCCCACTACGACGTGCAGCCACCGCTGGACGAGGCGGCCTGGCACACCCCGCCGTTCACCCTCACCGAGGTGAACGGACGCTGGTACGGCCGGGGCGCCGCCGACTGCAAGGGCAACATCGTCATGCACCTGACCGCGCTGCGGGCCCTGGGCGACGACGTCGGCGTCAATCTGAAACTGATCGTGGAGGGCTCCGAGGAACAGGGCACCGGCGGTCTGGAGGACTTCGTCGAACGCCACCCGGACCTGCTGGCCGCCGACGCGATCCTGGTCTGCGACACCGGCAACGCGGCGGTCGGGGTGCCGGCCGCCACGGTGACGCTACGCGGGCTGGCCAACGTGGTGGTGACCGTCGACGCACTGGCCGGCGAGGTCCATTCCGGCATGTTCGGCGGCCCCGCCCCGGACGCGCTGGCCGCGCTGATCCAGATCCTGTCGTCGCTGCGGGACCGGGTCGGCAACACCACGATCACCGGGCTGGACAGCGGTCAGACGTGGAGCGGGGCTCCCTACCCGGCCGAGCAGTTCCGCTCCGACGCCGGGCTACGCGACGGGGTGGCCCTACTCGGCGACGGCACGGTGTCCGACATGGTGTGGGCGCGGCCCGCCGTCACCGTGCTCGGCATCGACTGCCCGCCGGTGGTCGGCTCGGCGGCGGCGATCCAGCCGCACGCCCGGGCCCGGCTCAACCTGCGGGTGCCACCGGGCACCGACGCCGCCAAGGCCCAGGACGCGCTGATCGCGCACCTGCACGCGGCGGCGCCCTGGGGCGTACGGGTGAGCGTCGAACCGGAGGCCCTGGGCCAGCCGTTCGAGGCCCGCACCGGCGGCCCGGCCTACCGCACGCTGGAGTCGGCGATGCGGGAGGCGTTCGGCCGGGACATGGCCACCCTCGGTCAGGGCGGCTCGATCCCGCTGTGCAACGTGTTCGCCGCCACCTACCCGGAGGCCGAGATCATCCTGATCGGAGTCGAGGAGCCGCTGGCCGCGATCCACGCTCCGAACGAGAGCGTCGACCCGGGTGAGATCGCCCGCCTGGCCCACGCCGAGGCGCTGTTCCTGAAGCACTACCGCAGGTAG
- a CDS encoding CU044_2847 family protein, whose product MAELTRIRLAGGGEVLVESAEPGDEGPVKAGRLGDRVREVSATLQEALQPVSEMSEALLAQLSRARPDEVEIEFGIALSAQAGVVITRTALNGNLKVKMRWRRDGLDTPTVDEATTVERLG is encoded by the coding sequence GTGGCTGAGCTGACTCGAATTCGGCTGGCTGGTGGCGGTGAGGTGCTTGTCGAGTCCGCTGAGCCCGGTGACGAGGGGCCGGTCAAGGCCGGGCGGCTGGGCGACCGGGTCCGGGAGGTGTCGGCGACTCTGCAGGAGGCGTTGCAGCCGGTCTCCGAGATGTCCGAAGCGCTACTGGCCCAGCTCAGCCGGGCCCGGCCGGACGAGGTGGAGATCGAGTTCGGCATCGCCTTGTCGGCCCAGGCCGGGGTGGTGATCACCCGGACCGCCCTGAACGGCAATCTCAAGGTCAAGATGAGATGGCGCCGGGACGGGCTGGACACTCCAACGGTGGACGAGGCCACAACCGTCGAGCGCCTCGGATGA